CACAATCATGAAAAAATGGGAGAAGTAGCAATCCTTCTTCAAAATTGTGGCATCGTCGCTTGGGCCACATTTCGAGGGGTGGGATGGAACGATTGATTAAAGTAGTCATACATCATCCGCTAGATTTCTCTGATGCAGGCAATTGTATAGACTGTATTAAGGGAAAATATGTGGAAACAATTAAGAAAGGAGCAGTAAGAACCACAAAGGGGCCTTGAACTTAATCATACTGACATATGCAAACCTTTTAATGTAAAGTCTATGGATGGTTTTGATTTATTCATTGCCTTCATGGATGAGTTCTCTCGCTATGGCCACATTTACCCTATACATGATTGATCCGAAGCTTTGGAAAAATTTAAGATTTATAAAGCCGAGGTTGAAAATCAACTCAACCTAAAGATCAAAGTAGGACGGTCTGATCGCGGGGAGAATACTATGGCAGGCATGCTCCTTATGGGCAATTCCAGGACCATTCGCGAAATATCTTGCTAAAATTGAATTATTGGCCAATATTCAATTCCCAGTGAACCTCGGCAAAATGGCTTAGCTAAGCATCGCAACCGTACTCTTGTGGATATGGTATCTATCATGCTTAGTCATGTAAGCTTACCAGTAAGTCTTTGGATGGAGGCAATGAAAATTGTTGCACACATCCTGAATCTTGCTCCAACTAAGTCAGCACCAAGCACACCTTACGAGATGTGGGCGGGAAAGAAACCAAGCTTGAATTACTTGTTTTTGGGGGGCTTCCCAGCTGAAGCTAAAGTATTCATTCCACATATTAATAAGTTGGACCAAAAGACAGTTAGTTGTTTTTTCATTGGGTACCCTCATAGAGGAAAAGGATACTGCTTTTATTGCCCAGGTCATACCACCAAGTTTGTCGGAACCAGGCAAGCGGTGTTTTTTGAGGATAATGAAGTCACTGAGGTTAAGGCAATTAATCTCGAGGAGAAGCGAGTATATGTTCCATCCCAGACCATCCAAGAGAACTTTATCCCTATGCCTAATGTGTACGAGACACCTACTGGTGATCCTGAACCTGAAGTGGATCCTTGGTCCAATGAGGAGCCTCAGCATAATGAAGGTCCTCAGTATGATGAGGATCATCAGCCTAATGATGATCCTCAACCCAATGTTAATCCTCGCCTTTCCCACGCAATAAGAAATGTTCAAACTAATGAGCCTGTGAGAAGATCATAGCGGGAAAGGAAAAGGGCCATCCCGAGCGATTTTTTCACTTTCATGTTTGAGGACAAAAATGACATAGGGAAGGTACAAGATCCGACATCATATAAGGAAGCCACTAAAACTGAATACTCGCCCAAATGGTTGGTCGCCATGGAAGACGAATTGAAATCTATGAGCTCGAATGATATTTGGGACTTAGTAGAAATTCCTAATGGAGCCAAAAGGGTAGGCTGCAAATGGGTCTACAAAACCAAATATGATTCCAAAGGGAACATCGAAAGTTTCAAAGTGAGACTTGTAGCAAAAGGTTTTACACAAAGAGAAGGGATCGATTATAaggagaccttctcacctgtgtCAACCAAAGATTCTTTCAGAATTGTCATGGCACTTGTAGTTCATTACGATTTAGAGCTCCGTTAAATGGATGCCAAGACGACATTTTTGAATGGTGACTTGGACGAAGAAGTTTACATGACTCAACTTGAAGGTTTTGTCGTGGAAGGAAAGGAACATATGGCATGTCGTTTAAAGAAATCCATATATGGCTTTAGGCAAGCTTCAAGGCAGTGGTACCTCAAGTTCGACAATATTATTAGAACTTTTGGTTTAAAGAAAATGAAATGAACAATTGTGTATATGTCAAATTTAAAGACAGTATGTTCAGAATTTAGTCCTATATGGGGATGATATTCTATTGGCTTGCGGCGATAAAGATATACTGCATGAGACCAAGAGATTTCTGTCCTCGAATTTTGACATGAAGGATCTAAGTGAAGCCTCGTATGTCCTTGGCATTGGGATCCATCGAGATAGGTCCAAAGGTACATTAGGACTATCGCAAAAGGCATACTTTGAGAGAGTGCTAAAGAAAtacaatatgcataagtgttctTCCTCACATGCACCCATAGTCAAGGGTGATAGGTTTGGGACATTTCAATGTCCAAGGAACCAAAATGAAACTGATCAGATGAAGTCGGCTCCTTATGCTTCAGCTGTCAGAAGCATCATGATGCTCAAGAATGTACACACCCTGACTTAGCTTTCGTAACCGGGATGCTTGGCAGATGTCAATCTATTCCAGGACCAGACCATTGGAAGGCCGCAAAGAAAGTCTTGCGTTATATGCAGGTACTAAAAATTTCATGCTTACATATAGAAAGTTTGATAACTTGGAAGTTATTGGTTACTCTGACTCTGATCTTGCCAGGTGTGTGGATAGTAAGAAATCCATGTCAGGTTATATATTCACACTCGTTGGAGGAACCATCTCGTGGAAAAGCTCCAAGCAAACGTTAGTTGCCTCATCTAGAATGCAGGCAGAATATATAGCATATTTTGAGGCCAGTGGGCATTTATGGCTAAAGAATTTCCTTCCTAGACATAAAGTGGTAGACAACATTTTCAAACCACTGACATTGTATTGCGATAATGAACCCACTGTTTTCTATGCGAATAGCAAGTCAAGTGTTCTGCCAAGCACATTGACCTAAAGTATCATGTTATTCAACATAGAATCCAGGATCGCACTATTAATGTTAAGCATGTCAGTACGACACATATGCTTGCAGATCCGCTCCCTAAAGGCTTACCACCCAATATTTTTCGTGAGCACATAGTCGGCATGGGTTTAATGGAAGCCTTTTGATCCTGGAATTATGGGACCACTAATATAAACCACTCCCATTAAGTAAAACATTTGCAAATTCAAAATAAGATGTGTACTATGATTATTGAGGTCCAATGGCCTTTCATCGGTTGTCGTAACACCTTACTCTAGTATGTCATTCCTATGGAGAATGGGCATAAGTTATTGAGCCTAACAATCAAGGGGGAGAATGTTAATATTGATCTAAGGCCCAATGGGCCAAAGGGATAAGTCAAAGATAAGTTATGTTAAGGGAAGAAGGTCATGAAGCAACGTTCGTACCCCCTTGACACTAACAAACGCACCTTGATCGGGGTGGTTTAGGTCATCTGATCGCTAGCGCCACATATAAAGAGGGGGGCAACATGACACGCACGATCTGACCTGTTCATGTGCGTCTACTTTGCCCTCCTAAATCCCAAAACCCTAATCCGATCTAGGGGAGCGTTGTGTGATAGGAAGACCTTCTCCTACCTCTGCTCCGATGCCAGGGCAGTGCCACTAGCACCCGGAGGGATGCCGCTACCCGCTGCAAGCATCTACACCGAGCCTGCATCAAGCAGGCACGAGACTTCACATCGCCTACACCAATGGCTGCTTCATTGGTGGTAAGACCTTATTCCATCTCGTTGTTCATCGTGATTAGGTGATCTAAAGTCTAGGCTAATGCACCTGTTAAGTACATCCCATGGGATTGAACCCTAACATGCATCAAAGCAGAGTAGAAGGAATTTGAGGTTGATGATTTCAAATTTTGACCCCTCAACCAATGTTCATGGTGTCATTTGCATATGCTCTGGCCTCCAGGGTAATTTCAGAATGGAAATTCAAAACGAAACTTGCCCATATGctctggcatgaataataaaattGAATGAAAAAAGAAGTTAAAGTTCTACAATGAACATATCTGTGTATTCTAGCTGTGAGCAAATTTTTATGAAGATAATACACTTGTGGTGGTCTAGGAAATTTGGTTGCATAAAAATCAAGCTTTTTAGAGCACCGATTTCATGAAGCTCAACGTTGACACATACTGGAAGGTAGTATTGCTAGAGTCGTTGCGAACATTACCCGAACACCTCGAGGGCAATGCAAATGCAATCCCCGTGAACCAAATCAATCAACGTGCAGACAGTACAGCTGGGGAATCAAGCCACGCAAACTAGCATAATTGAGTTCGGGAGTTAACAACGAGAGAAACGCAGCAGGAAGACGAGGAGCAGGAGAGGCAGAGCCACATCATTTGCGGGTCTCGTCGTCCTCCGGCTCAAACTCCGGGTCGCCGTCAGGGTGCATCTCCAGCCACTGCTCCTTGGTCCAGTACTCCTTGACGTGCCCCCACTTCTTGCGGAACTTCTCGATCTGGCTGTCCATGACGACCAGCGCCGAGGAGTCGCCGACGTAGTAGGGGTGGTTCCCCGACCAGACGTCCACCGAGTACTCCGGCTTCGTGCCCCCCGTCACCAGCACCAGCTCACCGTTGCAGTACACCTTGGCGTCCTCGAAGATCTCCGGGTGCAGCCCCTTCTTCCGCATCGAGCACCTCATCCCCTGCACGCGCGCACAGCGCACAAGTTAAGGATTGACAAATGTCTCCCCCAATTCAGAGCCTTATGAAGTTTAAGTATGGAAGTGAGTTCAGTACCTGGGAGGGGACGAGGGAGCGGAGGGTGCGGTTTGCGGTTCtcgcgacggcggcggcgcctGGGGTCGGGAGGAAGGAGGTGGAGAGGGAGAGCGCCATGGCTGACGACTTGTTGGCTTCCTTGCCTGTTTCTTCCTATCTTATCCTCTTGTGCTGATGATGATTTCTGAATGTTGAGGCTAGTCCGGGATTTCCGGTGGCCGCTGGCTCGGCCTGGTCTTTTTTGGGGGGGTTTGCTGTGGGAACTCCTATTCGGCGCCCTGCCGCCACCATGCCAACGCTCGTGGGCTGGCCCGTGTAGATCCTGAATTCGCTCTGGTTCGTTCGATCGTATTTGAAAAAAAAACgaaaaaatcatgaatttgaaaaaaaaaggTTCATTGATTTGAAAAGATCatcatatttgaaaagttttatgaatttaaaaaagttcataaaaaggaaaataataaAATGCTAAACAGAACCGTTccaagaaaaaagaagaaaataaaGAAGTCGGTGTAATAAAGCGCCGAATAGTAAATGTCGTTTGTTGTTTAGTCTGTTTTTTTAGGCAATGTTGCTTACTTTGATTGGGCTGATGGATTGGTAGGGCTTTGTCAATTTAAACGGACCAGGTAATTCGAAGCATGTTTAAGGAAAGAGTTAAATACATTTTTGGTACATGAACTTGCAGTTACCATTTAAAAAAACATGAACTTGCACTCAATGTACCGATTCATACATAAACTTAAAAATAATATAACGGAAAAGCTATTTACCAGACGGCAGTAATTTTGCAACAGATCCACACACGTCGGATGTCGTTCGTTTCAGATCTTGCGGCCGTGATTTCAGGGCAGTTTTTTTGGACCGGATTGATCGTGCGGGCGCATTTTTCTCGATCACGATCTCTGGCGCGATTTGTTTGACATAATTGTCGGATCTTATTGCGGCAGTAATTTTAGAAAGTATTTTTGGGGCTCGATTTTAGAGTGTTTTATTAGTAGGAAAGGAAATAGGTGGCGTGATTTCCGGATCATGATCCCATAAGCATTCTAGGAAGGTTTTAGTGCGATTTCAGGTTGACTTTTTAAGTAGAAAATAGTGTCAAAAAGTACTTGTGCCAATAATCGAACTATGACCATCTACTCGTGAGTTTAACAAGCTAACCAGTCCAGATACTATTACTTCTTGTTGTGAGTTAAAGTTAAAACTTGTTTTAATCTGTTGTTTTGTACTAACACCTAGACATTGACGAACATTTGCTCTATTAAAAGTCTACTCCCTCTatttcaaaatagatgacccaactttataTTAACTTTAGTATAAATTTaatacaaagttgggtcatctatttttgaacggagggagtaactaCTAGCCCATGCATCGTGGCCTAATAACTGACATTTAAATACCAAACACCGCGGTAACTCTGATATGAGGGGAAAATATATCCCCAATAATTTTTatgtaaatagcatgataatataGACTTCCCTAGGAAAGGAAATAGGTGGCGTGATTTCCGGATCATGATCCCATAAGCATTCTAGGAAGGTTTTAGTGCGATTTCAGGTTGACTTTTTAAGTAGAAAATAGTGTCAAAAAGTACTTGTGCCAATAATCGAACTATGACCATCTACTCGTGAGTTTAACAAGCTAACCAGTCCAGATACTATTACTTCTTGTTGTGAGTTAAAGTTAAAACTTGTTTTAATCTGTTGTTTTGTACTAACACCTAGACATTGACGAACATTTGCTCTATTAAAAGTCTACTCCCTCTatttcaaaatagatgacccaactttataTTAACTTTAGTATAAATTTaatacaaagttgggtcatctatttttgaacggagggagtaactaCTAGCCCATGCATCGTGGCCTAATAACTGACATTTAAATACCAAACACCGCGGTAACTCTGATATGAGGGGAAAATATATCCCCAATAATTTTTatgtaaatagcatgataatataGACTTCCCGGCCTGATACTTAGGTACAAACAACACGATAACTTTGATCCATGATTTTTTTGGTTGGAAAATGGCAAGGGATAAAAGTTGATAACTTACGTACAAACACCGCGGTAAAGTTTGACTCCGAGATAAAAGTTGTTGAAAAACATACTTCCGATTACTTCAttgtaaatagcatgataatataTGCACATCACCGATGATAACTCATGTACAAACACCACAGACACTTTTTCACCCCGAAGATAAAAATTGTTCAAAAATATACCCGGGTAACTTTGGTGTAAATAACATGGTTGTACACTCATATCGGACCTGATAACTCACGTACAAATACCATTGATGAAAAGTATACAACCTATGCACTCCGGTAACTTTTGTGTGAATACTGAATAGTATGGTAACTCACACATTGtagacctgataacttatgtaccCCGGCCTTGATAACTTTGGCGCCGAGGGGGGTGGGGTTGATGGAATATCCCCCTGGTAATTTTTATATGAACAACATGATAACTCACACATCAcagacctgataacttatgtaccCCGGCCTTGATAACTTTGGCGCCGAGGGGGGTGGGGTTGATGGAATATCCCCCTGGTAATTTTTATATGAACAACATGATAACTCACACATCAcagacctgataacttatgtaccCCGGCCTTGATAACTTTGGCGCCGAGGGGGGTGGGGTTGATGGAATATCCCCCTGGTAATTTTTATATGAACAACATGATAACTCACACATCAcagacctgataacttatgtacTCTGTTCCTCATAGCTTTGGTAGGGGGGAGGGGTAGGGGTTGTCGAAATATCCCTTGGTAAATTTTGTGTGAATAACATTGTTGTGCGTGAGTTATCAGGTTCCTGGCATATAAATT
This sequence is a window from Triticum urartu cultivar G1812 unplaced genomic scaffold, Tu2.1 TuUngrouped_contig_6459, whole genome shotgun sequence. Protein-coding genes within it:
- the LOC125530643 gene encoding 50S ribosomal protein L31-like — encoded protein: MALSLSTSFLPTPGAAAVARTANRTLRSLVPSQGMRCSMRKKGLHPEIFEDAKVYCNGELVLVTGGTKPEYSVDVWSGNHPYYVGDSSALVVMDSQIEKFRKKWGHVKEYWTKEQWLEMHPDGDPEFEPEDDETRK